The uncultured Trichococcus sp. DNA window TGCGGTGCTCGATAACCTTGGTTTCTTGCACAGTACCGACAATATCACCGGCTACGACATGATCACCGATTTTCTTTGTGGCTTTGAATTCCCAGACGTTTTCTCTCTTCAGTGAGGGGATATCGGTCCCGCGCACTAAAAAATTGCTTGCTGTTACATCACGGAACGTGTCCAGGGGACGCTGGATCCCGTCGAACATTTGCGACAGGATTCCTGGCCCTAATTCGACAGACAAGGCCTCTCCCGTTGTGAGTACAGGTTCTCCAGGACCAATTCCGGAAGTTTCTTCATAAACTTGAATGGATGCGACATCATTTCGCATCTCGATGATTTCACCGATCAGTCCAAGATCGCCGACCCGGCAAATATCTTGGATGTTCGCTGCTTCCATTCCTTCCGCCATAACTAAAGGTCCGGAAACTTTTATTATCTTTCCATTTTTCAAAAAAGTCCCCTCCTAATTATAAAATATTTTGTCCAACTGCTTTTTCTACATTTTCCTGAATACGGTTCTTTCCGATGTTCAGCGACCCCTTATGGTTAGGGATCAGGATGATGGCGGGTTGGACTCTGTTATCATACCTGCTGACTGTATCAGGTATTTCTTTAGCCATTTCTTCGGTCAAATAGATGATTCCGTAATTTTCGACCGCCAAACGGTCGACTGTTTCGCGGGCGGTCTGCGCATTATGGCATGCAAATACATCAAACCCCAAAATTTTGAAAGGAAGGATGGAATCTTTATCTCCCACTACTGCAATATTATGAGCCATATACAGGTCGCATCCTTTCTCTCAAAATCGCTTCATCTATCTGGTTATCTTTTCCAATCAGTATCAACCGGATATTCGTGACTTCTTTTTCCTTGGCAAAAAGGTAACCCAACAAAGGGACCGGGCCAAAAGGCTGGTACAATCCTTCCGCAACCAATTCATAAGTATACTCGTCCACAAGACTATCCAGCTTCTGAGTGTCCACCTCATCCGTTTTATCTGAAACCAGATGGAGCAGTTTCTCACCGTAAGGTTTGCTGAAGTAATGCTTCCGCATCACCGCACTGGCTCCATTGATCGATTCTTCGATCAGGTCACGCTTTGCAACAGAACCGGAACTGGATAAGACCGTATGCAGGAACGCACGTGGTTTGTTCTGCTTCAGACTTCTTACCAAGGTCGACAGATTGTAGAGGTCGATCATCCCATCCACCATTTTGGTGATGCTTGGATGTTGAATCTCATCGCTGATGGAACGCAGATGTTTGAAATAATAAGTATCCATATAGATAGTAGCGGCTTCAATCCGCTGTTCCTCTTCAAAGTCATGCAGAGCGTGTTGGACACCCTCCACCAAAACCGGATGTTCCTCGCTGCCTTCACCGGTTTCGACCAATTTCTTCAAACTGGCCAAAGAATATTTTCCGATAGGAATCAATAAATGTTCGAGCTCCTCACCTGAAAAGCGTTGTTTCAGCAACACCTTCAGATTATGGTAAGTATAGCGCAATGCAAACAGTTCAACGACTTCCTCAGCTGGCGTTGCCGTGAAGAATTCATGATAGATTTCGGCCAAATGCTCCATAAGGAACCCTTCGAAGTTCTTATTGGCCAAAACTTCTTTTTCATCAAACGCATAACCGGTGCCTTTCAGAACATCCAAAGCATCTTTTAAAGAATGGGCTTTTAGCATCCGATCGTAATCCGCTTCCGCCAACAGCTGCAATTCATAGGTGCGAAGTACCGTATTGACGCCTTTGTAGTCAATCTCTTGCATGATGCCCCTCCTTTACTGTTCTTCTTTGAATGCGATTACCGCTAATTTTGCTGAATATTCTTTCTTCACTTCTTCAATCAACTCATCGAAGCAGAAGTTATAGTCGACGCCGCCCTCTTGAAGGATAAATCCAGCCCTGTTCGGAATCGTCTCTTTTGCCACTTTCACAGCAGGGTAACTTTTCAATAGTTTCTGCATCGGTTCCCCTTGGAAATGATCGATCGATTTTGCTCCCGGAACGATCGTATAAGCCGTTGAGCTGTCGAATCCGGAAAGTACACCTTGCACAAAGTTTGCGAACTGATCTTTATCCCAAGCGTACATCGTTTCCAACGAACGCTTGAAGACTGATTTCAGAATTTGCTGTTTTTCCAACAATACCGCATTCCGCTCTTTGTTCTTCAATGTTTGACGTTCGCGATCGAAATCATTGGCGATTTTTTTTAGGATAGCCGCCTTGCGATTTTTTTGCTGTTCAACTAATTTCAGTCTGCTTTCTTCTATCTTGACGATAGAAATTTTTTCGGATTCTTCCAGTTTGCTTTGCCCTTTGGCTTGCGCTTGTTTCAGAATCTGTTCAGACAAGGATTGTAGGTCTTTCACGCGTTTTCATCTCCTCACTTTTTTCTTAAGTCACCTGGTACTCAAGAAAATTAAGCGTTCAATACCAACAAGAATGATGTTACGAAACCAAGGATGGCATACGTTTCAACCATGGCGGAGTAAATGATCCCTTTTGTGTTTTGATCTTCTCTTTTTGCCAATATTTGCATAGCCGCAGTTGAAACACGCCCTTGTGCAATACCTGAAGTCAATCCGGTGATTGCGATCGGCAAGCCGGCCATCAAGTAATACAACCCCTGT harbors:
- a CDS encoding V-type ATP synthase subunit F: MAHNIAVVGDKDSILPFKILGFDVFACHNAQTARETVDRLAVENYGIIYLTEEMAKEIPDTVSRYDNRVQPAIILIPNHKGSLNIGKNRIQENVEKAVGQNIL
- a CDS encoding V-type ATPase subunit, with the protein product MQEIDYKGVNTVLRTYELQLLAEADYDRMLKAHSLKDALDVLKGTGYAFDEKEVLANKNFEGFLMEHLAEIYHEFFTATPAEEVVELFALRYTYHNLKVLLKQRFSGEELEHLLIPIGKYSLASLKKLVETGEGSEEHPVLVEGVQHALHDFEEEQRIEAATIYMDTYYFKHLRSISDEIQHPSITKMVDGMIDLYNLSTLVRSLKQNKPRAFLHTVLSSSGSVAKRDLIEESINGASAVMRKHYFSKPYGEKLLHLVSDKTDEVDTQKLDSLVDEYTYELVAEGLYQPFGPVPLLGYLFAKEKEVTNIRLILIGKDNQIDEAILRERMRPVYGS